A single window of Debaryomyces hansenii CBS767 chromosome F complete sequence DNA harbors:
- a CDS encoding DEHA2F01628p (some similarities with CA0418|IPF9051.5eoc Candida albicans IPF9051.5eoc unknown function) → MNFLSLFGTSANKTAKVPNFEQGENHDSVDLQVKSLLYVFKRLRLNKLSSFLGKDGTTYSFKYVDGDKQLNSDSGVHNYFQKLDAMYNVKKFKQVMINDEYRVMIDFTKNKFRSFCILSEYPSKGTLSSQGIGNGEFPNFKDYKDRDVKHFRFSIIPLQDTSIAFIANTLSTSDIYVEHHNKIDFNCRYQYAMDSINKVLDMERSMSDIDSSISITDAEKASIIQYYLKRVAFFIQLNRIYVEYLKHHATKGSPTKVSAPISPSKSVSSLSQSYGSSNSKLTNSMSNLSLAPSPPKLSPRKSMADLNKSRSPSPTRTLKSKPSVARMRMDELFNNPISTTPTKAPKLTNKAIDSSKSDTSSTTFNDDIAIISSKKLPEVATEIKLDVWEKCKLAVKDKLEQERKKLSSISSNNSLHE, encoded by the coding sequence atgaacTTTTTGAGTCTCTTTGGTACAAGTGCTAATAAAACTGCTAAGGTTCCTAATTTTGAACAGGGAGAAAATCACGATTCCGTCGATTTGCAAGTAAAATCGTTATTGTATGTTTTTAAGAGGTTAAGACTTAACAAGCTTTCTTCGTTTCTAGGAAAAGATGGTACAACCTATAGCTTCAAATATGTTGACGGTGACAAGCAACTAAATAGTGACTCTGGAGTTCATaactattttcaaaaactaGATGCAATGTATAATgtcaaaaaattcaagcAGGTAAtgattaatgatgaatacAGAGTCATGATTGATTTTACTAAAAACAAATTCAGATCGTTTTGCATCCTCTCCGAATATCCTAGTAAGGGTACATTATCCTCTCAGGGAATAGGTAATGGTGAATTCCCTAACTTTAAGGACTATAAAGATAGAGACGTAAAACATTTCAGATTCTCTATTATACCTTTACAAGATACTTCAATTGCATTCATTGCTAATACATTATCAACATCAGATATATATGTTGAACATCATAACAagattgattttaattGTCGTTATCAGTATGCCATGGATTCAATTAACAAAGTTCTTGATATGGAAAGAAGCATGTCTGATATAGATTCCTCCATATCTATTACAGATGCGGAAAAGGCGAgcataattcaatattatttaaagaGGGTGGCATTTTTTATCCAATTGAATCGCATATATGtagaatatttaaaacatCATGCAACGAAGGGTTCCCCAACTAAAGTGTCCGCTCCTATATCACCATCTAAATCAGTTTCAAGTTTACTGCAGTCATACGGGTCATCCAATTCTAAGCTTACGAATTCAATGTCAAATCTATCATTAGCACCATCCCCTCCCAAACTATCACCAAGGAAATCGATGGCTGACCTTAATAAGAGCAGATCACCTTCACCGACAAGAACATTGAAGAGTAAGCCATCAGTAGCGAGAATGAGAAtggatgaattattcaataaccCTATAAGTACTACTCCAACCAAAGCTCCCAAGTTGACTAATAAGGCTATTGATTCTTCTAAATCCGATACAAGTTCAACAACATTTAACGATGATATTGCTATAATTTCTTCGAAAAAACTACCCGAAGTCGCTACAGAGATAAAGTTGGATGTCTGGGAGAAGTGTAAATTAGCCGTAAAGGACAAATTAGAACAAGAGAGAAAGAAATTGTCTAGCATATCTTCAAACAATTCGCTTCATGAATAA
- a CDS encoding DEHA2F01650p (some similarities with uniprot|Q7SBV1 Neurospora crassa NCU07858 Hypothetical protein and similar to CA0620|IPF17998 Candida albicans IPF17998 unknown function): MISRNILRQSCHRTQSRYFASSALMSNLFGGKKVINQTQLNAPTGKGESTTNPADMIKRNDILMFSQKPINYIETVKSNGFHLANNLLITSPDKEGNIIGTLLLESETFEINMSKPNKGFDLINGFIIDFHEDVLQIFNKIHPKPEICVIGLGCKSRMLSDSTKKYFSNLGIQVDHSDSNNAAQMFDLLATERPNVIAALLLPPNI, translated from the coding sequence ATGatatcaagaaatatattgagACAGTCATGCCATAGGACTCAGAGCCGGTattttgcttcttctgcCTTGATGTCTAATTTATTTGGAGGGAAAAAAGTCATAAATCAGACGCAGTTAAATGCTCCAACTGGAAAAGGTGAATCAACGACTAATCCAGCAGATATGATTAAGAGAAACGATATATTGATGTTTTCACAAAAACctataaattatattgaaacaGTTAAGAGTAATGGATTTCATCTTGcaaacaatttattaataacatCTCCCGATAAAGAAGGAAATATAATTGGTACATTATTGCTAGAAAGTGAAACATTCGAAATCAACATGTCTAAACCAAACAAGGGATTCGATCTTATAAATGGATTTATAATAGACTTCCATGAAGATGTGttacaaatatttaataaaatacatCCAAAGCCAGAAATTTGTGTTATCGGATTAGGCTGTAAATCAAGAATGTTGAGCGATTCAACGAAGAAGTATTTTTCTAACTTGGGAATTCAAGTGGATCATTCTGATTCGAATAATGCTGCGCAAATGTTTGATTTATTGGCTACAGAAAGACCAAACGTTATAGCAGCATTGCTATTACCTCCAAACATTTAA
- a CDS encoding DEHA2F01672p (some similarities with uniprot|P08640 Saccharomyces cerevisiae YIR019C MUC1 GPI-anchored cell surface glycoprotein required for diploid pseudohyphal formation and haploid invasive growth transcriptionally regulated by the MAPK pathway (via Ste12p and Tec1p) and the cAMP pathway (via Flo8p) and similar to CA0621|IPF17999 Candida albicans IPF17999 unknown function): MSNDFLQSSPSRHMIDPAIYNSFPDMQEDRNTSNSHTGNGNTSQHQQPQQSQQQLSAGPPSAQKNHNQLPSNLTGWTPLISKTIFNDQLISYNSTPSGKFFNGVLSGHVNNEIDYAQGLNLTPFLTHNLNIPNSNSHMNGISNITPFHDKTLHLTDFFMDSPIKQTPIKNIDTITPSKFKIGSERKFLKQSVFQDPKSASKRSITQIDTPPRQPHKVSILNKHEARYEKNNIIDDKVQSKDEDEDDQGDEENEKKSDGISINKSKLYGQNLLTPSKTVLKDISNINKNQGKSTPMPKDSKKTKESFETPSKQIPDSSPSTVIMSSAVNSPPSKPLTTNDIDSSKNVTVKYSTTTQNLPPSPTPKKEIANNSDNVDVLKPTMGVFSEKKSKPLKTKPAVFKNLSSDSTGASSSMNTKTKSNSKTQMQAGMNKFQIVFTDVHTLMNKKNKSKKLNNAPKPKLKRSQSANRSKDQSFHINDNTKPRSLTRSATAPDSNQQSYQTTHRTGSSHDHNVSMNTSSKEVSLISGNSNSMNTSNLNMSSTDHSSFELGGLSSTPNGKYFLDKMFDKPSPQSQQNLNANQYYSMHQHSLSNMPPPNPNNSRPPPTVAQHNLSHAQQQQQHPMMMMMMMMSTPQHQNVVNYGSNVYNPNNEISPTSDNQFASNSNISNFSYQPYPKSGTPSQSMMGPMVANQKESSQYSQLIPVSTSDEDEDILLKREEDEEEDNV; encoded by the coding sequence ATGTCCAACGACTTCTTGCAATCGTCCCCCTCACGTCATATGATTGACCCGGCCATTTATAATTCGTTTCCTGATATGCAAGAGGATCGGAACACTTCTAATTCTCATACTGGAAATGGAAACACTCTGCAGCATCAGCAACCTCAACAATCCCAGCAACAACTATCGGCTGGTCCCCCGTCTGCTCAGAAAAATCATAATCAGTTGCCCTCAAATTTAACAGGATGGACTCCATTGATTTCGAAGACAATCTTTAATGATCAATTAATATCATATAACTCCACTCCAAGTggtaaatttttcaatggGGTGTTGTCTGGTCATGTAAACAATGAAATTGACTATGCCCAAGGACTAAATTTAACCCCATTCTTAACtcataatttgaatattccaaattctAATTCCCATATGAATGGAATAAGTAATATCACCCCGTTCCATGACAAAACATTACATCTAACTGACTTCTTTATGGACTCTCCAATCAAACAGACTCctataaagaatattgataCTATCACTCCatcaaaattcaagattGGAAGcgaaagaaaatttttaaaacaGTCTGTTTTCCAGGATCCAAAGAGTGCACTGAAACGATCCATTACTCAGATAGATACTCCCCCAAGACAACCTCATAAAGTATCTATCTTAAACAAGCATGAAGCAAgatatgaaaaaaataatatcatcGATGATAAAGTACAGAgtaaagatgaagatgaagatgaccAAGGTGATGAGGAAAATGAGAAAAAGAGTGATGGtatatctataaataaAAGCAAGTTATATGGTCAGAACTTACTAACTCCATCAAAAACAGTTTTAAAAGAcatttctaatattaaCAAAAATCAAGGTAAATCAACACCAATGCCAAAGGATTCAAAAAAAACCAAAGAGTCTTTCGAGACACCCTCTAAGCAAATTCCCGACTCTTCACCTTCTACGGTTATAATGTCAAGTGCGGTTAATTCGCCTCCATCAAAGCCTTTGACAacaaatgatattgatagtAGCAAAAATGTCACTgtcaaatattcaacaacaactCAAAATTTACCCCCAAGCCCTACTCCTAAGAAAGAGATAGCAAACAATTCTGATAATGTTGATGTATTAAAACCTACTATGGGGGTATTCTCCGAGAAGAAGTCAAAGCCACTTAAAACCAAACCAGCGGTTTTTAAGAATTTATCTAGTGATTCGACGGGTGCGTCCAGTTCTATGAACACCAAGACAAAAAGTAATAGCAAGACCCAAATGCAAGCTGGtatgaataaatttcaaatagttTTTACTGATGTTCATACCTTGATGAACAAAAAGAACAaactgaaaaaattgaacaatgCACCTAAACCTAAATTAAAAAGATCACAATCAGCCAATAGATCCAAAGACCAACTGTTTCatatcaatgataatacCAAACCACGGAGCTTAACCAGATCAGCAACAGCACCAGACTCCAATCAGCAATCTTATCAAACTACACATAGAACGGGTTCGTCTCATGACCACAACGTATCTATGAATACAAGCTCAAAAGAGGTAAGCCTTATATCAGGTAATAGTAACTCAATGAATACTAGTAACTTGAATATGTCATCCACTGACCATTCGTCTTTTGAACTAGGCGGATTGTCTTCAACCCCGAatggtaaatattttttggaTAAGATGTTTGATAAACCTTCTCCGCAATCACAACAGAATTTAAACGCCAACCAATATTATTCTATGCATCAGCATTCCTTGTCGAATATGCCACCACCAAATCCTAATAATTCAAGACCTCCACCAACAGTAGCACAGCACAATTTACTGCATGCacagcaacagcagcagcatccaatgatgatgatgatgatgatgatgagtACCCCTCAACATCAAAATGTTGTTAATTATGGTTCAAATGTTTACAATcctaataatgaaatatctCCTACATCAGACAACCAATTTGCATCCAATTCTAACATTTCCAACTTTTCATATCAACCTTACCCAAAGAGTGGAACCCCTTCTCAGAGTATGATGGGACCTATGGTAGCAAATCAGAAGGAATCATCGCAATattctcaattaattccGGTGTCGACAAGTGATGAGGACGAGGATATATTACTTAAGAGGGAGGAGGATGAGGAGGAGGACAATGTATGA
- a CDS encoding DEHA2F01694p (highly similar to uniprot|P53252 Saccharomyces cerevisiae YGR086C PIL1 Long chain base-responsive inhibitor of protein kinases Phk1p and Phk2p acts along with Lsp1p to down-regulate heat stress resistance via regulation of the Pkc1p and Ypk1p pathways) has translation MHRTYSLRSSRAPTAAQLQSPPPPTSSTKQKFFGKGSLSHTFRKQAAGSMGPELSRKLAVLVKMEKNLMRSIEITSRERKDVAKQLSIWGEANDEDVSDITDKLGVLIYEVGELEDQFIDRYDQYRITIKSIRDIEGSVQPSRDRKQKITDQIAYLKYKDPQSPKINVLEQELVRAEAESLVAEAQLSNITREKLKTAFNYQFDSTREHAEKIALIAGYGKALLELLDESPVTPGETRPAYDGYEASKQIIIDAENALASWTFDSAVVRPTLSLATHEHDDEYDVDELAEDARNMQVTEKEWEDENRVTA, from the coding sequence ATGCATAGAACTTATTCTTTAAGATCCTCGAGAGCTCCAACTGCTGCTCAGTTACAATCGCCACCTCCACCAACTTCGTCGACCAAGCAAAAGTTTTTTGGTAAAGGTTCGCTTTCTCACACTTTCCGTAAACAAGCTGCTGGTTCTATGGGTCCAGAATTGAGCAGAAAATTGGCTGTTTTAGTCAAGATGGAAAAGAACTTAATGAGATCTATTGAAATTACTTCAAGAGAAAGAAAGGATGTTGCTAAGCAATTATCAATCTGGGGTGAAGCTAATGACGAAGATGTCAGTGATATCACTGACAAGTTAGGTGTCTTAATATATGAAGTTGGTGAATTAGAAGACCAATTCATTGACAGATATGATCAATACAGAATCACCATCAAGTCAATTCGTGACATTGAAGGTTCTGTCCAACCATCCAGAGACAGAAAGCAAAAGATCACCGACCAAATTGCTTACTTGAAGTACAAGGACCCACAATCGCCAAAGATTAATGTTTTGGAACAAGAATTGGTCAGAGCTGAAGCCGAATCTTTAGTTGCTGAAGCCCAATTATCCAACATTACCAGAGAAAAGTTGAAGACTGCTTTCAACTACCAATTTGACTCCACCAGAGAACACGCCGAAAAGATTGCTCTTATTGCTGGTTACGGTAAGGCcttattggaattattggaCGAATCCCCAGTTACACCAGGTGAAACCAGACCAGCTTACGATGGTTACGAAGCTTCTAAGCAAATCATTATTGATGCTGAAAACGCTTTAGCCTCTTGGACTTTTGACTCTGCCGTTGTCAGACCAACCTTATCGTTAGCTACTCACGAACACGACGACGAATACGACGTTGACGAATTAGCTGAAGATGCTAGAAACATGCAAGTCACTGAAAAGGAATGGGAAGACGAAAACAGAGTTACTGCTTGA
- a CDS encoding DEHA2F01716p (similar to uniprot|Q88KQ7 Pseudomonas putida Hydrolase isochorismatase family): MTKQAFIIIDLQNDYYKDGKFPLVGIEEATENAATLLKEVRKLKDEYLIIHVRHEFPVDPKDAPFFGKGTEGSQINEAVKNEPNELVITKDEPNAFVRTNLQQVLEDNKISELIIVGAMSHLCVQGTSRAASEKGYKVTVIQDAIATRDLEFGGVNVPAKQVAATVLVTLAFGYAKVITTKEQLQLLN; encoded by the coding sequence ATGACTAAACAAGCTTTCattataattgatttgCAAAATGATTACTATAAAGACGGAAAATTTCCGCTAGTGGGGATAGAAGAAGCTACTGAAAATGCAGCAACCCTTTTAAAAGAAGTGCggaaattgaaagatgaaTATCTCATCATTCATGTCCGTCATGAATTCCCAGTGGATCCTAAGGATGCACCCTTTTTTGGGAAAGGTACTGAAGGATCCCAGATAAATGAAGCTGTAAAAAATGAGCCTAATGAACTAGTTATCACCAAAGACGAACCGAATGCTTTTGTTCGTACTAATTTACAACAGGTTTTggaagataataaaatctctgaattgataattgtGGGAGCTATGTCGCATTTATGTGTCCAAGGAACCTCTAGGGCTGCGTCTGAGAAAGGTTATAAAGTGACTGTCATTCAGGATGCTATCGCTACAAGAGATTTAGAATTTGGCGGTGTTAATGTCCCTGCTAAACAAGTCGCTGCTACAGTCCTTGTGACATTAGCCTTTGGTTATGCTAAAGTAATTACAACAAAGGAACAATTGCAGTTGTTGAATTGA
- a CDS encoding DEHA2F01738p (weakly similar to uniprot|Q06563 Saccharomyces cerevisiae YLR251w SYM1 Protein and similar to CA3605|IPF3865 Candida albicans IPF3865 unknown function), with protein sequence MSFFDKYNRLLKTHPFRVNMVTTGLLFGVGDGVAQKLFPSNHDHLDEEKPKYNVYRTMRAMIYGSCFFAPCGVLWYGKRLPLIKNPFVSVKNRETWSKNRVHLYDTLYRVAIDQIFIPGLFWIPMYNIVMSTLSGYENPLEVAFHKLQHNWWNVLTTNWMVWPGFQLISFFYIPVHLRIVAANICSVGWNCFLSYLYNGKAHGDHQKEEILDHLVDPDEEIEETTMVVY encoded by the coding sequence ATGTCattctttgataaatacaatAGGCTATTGAAAACACACCCTTTTAGGGTGAATATGGTGACAACTGGGCTCTTATTTGGTGTAGGAGATGGAGTAGCCCAGAAGTTATTCCCCCTGAATCACGATCATCTTGACGAAGAAAAACCGAAGTATAATGTATACAGAACTATGAGAGCTATGATATATGGTTCGTGTTTTTTTGCTCCCTGCGGTGTATTGTGGTATGGGAAAAGGCTACCACTAATCAAAAATCCATTTGTTTCGGTTAAGAATCGGGAAACATGGAGCAAAAATAGAGTACACTTATATGATACGTTATACAGGGTAGCAATCGaccaaatcttcattcCTGGGTTGTTTTGGATTCCGATGTACAATATAGTGATGTCGACTCTTAGTGGATATGAGAATCCGTTGGAGGTGGCTTTCCATAAATTGCAACACAATTGGTGGAACGTGTTGACAACAAACTGGATGGTGTGGCCTGGGTTTCAGTTAATAAGTTTTTTCTATATTCCAGTGCATCTACGTATAGTGGCTGCCAATATTTGTTCGGTGGGGTGGAATTGCTTTTTGAGCTACCTTTATAATGGAAAAGCACATGGTGATCaccaaaaagaagagattTTAGACCATTTGGTAGATcctgatgaagaaatagagGAAACCACAATGGTGGTGTATTAG
- a CDS encoding DEHA2F01760p (similar to uniprot|Q06563 Saccharomyces cerevisiae YLR251w) gives MASIYQKYSQLIAKRPLITNIITTGFLFGSGDYLAQTLYPSSSKYDYKRTLRATFYGSIIFAPIGDKWYRLLHKINFPFPKTKVSPTVSKVLNTLTKVGVDQLVFAPFIGIPLYYSVMSVLEFHDNPLQVAREKLHAHWFNTLKTNWVVWPTFQLFNFALIPVQFRLLVVNIFSIGWNCYLSSVLNHKHDFLIENITDVDKDEILI, from the coding sequence ATGGCATCTATATACCAAAAATACAGTCAATTGATAGCCAAGCGACCACTAATCACTAATATCATCACAACAGGATTTCTTTTTGGGTCTGGTGATTATTTGGCTCAGACATTGTACCCTTCGTCAAGCAAATACGACTACAAAAGAACATTAAGAGCAACTTTCTACGGATCAATCATATTTGCTCCAATTGGTGATAAATGGTATAGGCTCCTtcataaaatcaatttccCCTTTCCAAAGACTAAGGTATCCCCAACAGTTAGCAAAGTGTTGAACACATTGACCAAGGTCGGGGTAGATCAATTGGTATTTGCACCATTCATAGGGATCCCACTATATTATTCCGTGATGTCGGTATTGGAGTTCCACGACAATCCATTGCAGGTTGCCCGTGAAAAATTGCATGCACATTGGTTTAACACCCTAAAGACTAATTGGGTAGTATGGCCTACTTTCCAGCTCTTCAACTTCGCTTTGATTCCAGTTCAATTCAGGTTGTTAGttgttaatattttcagtaTTGGGTGGAACTGCTACTTAAGTTCCGTCCTTAATCATAAACATGATTTcttgattgaaaatataacGGATGTCgataaagatgaaattttaatcTAA
- a CDS encoding DEHA2F01782p (similar to uniprot|P38903 Saccharomyces cerevisiae YOR014w RTS1 B-type regulatory subunit of protein phosphatase 2A (PP2A)), with product MMKGFKNRLSRNKGQSTGKKGEKKLDKDKDSKSDSSSRKASSSSSIASKLSGSGSNAKSSSPSISRHNSGNSIKSSSSGGSATAMGQTSHSPQSPNQSQQDSPRILINDSENNDSPTMVTTAGSNTQPVTPTPTSPTTVTNTSPNASNSPFDQVQIKPGHVPHSQTGSAIHPHGYPLNTNISSPTRDNFDIDLIVTPKRHSSSRFEPSTSDRYQEIVKLPNFDEILPEEQISLFIQKIDQCNIMFDFSDPTYDGRGKEIKRITLQELIHFISNNRFTYTDEMYKHVVGMFKKNLFRPIPPPVNPIGDIYDPDEDEPVSELAWPHMQAIYEFFLRFIESPDFTHQIAKQYIDHEFILKILELFDSEDPRERDCLKTTLHRIYGKFLSLRSFIRKSINNVFLQFVYETERFNGIGELLEILGSIINGFALPLKDEHKIFLVRILIPLHKVKSLSLYHPQLAYCIVQFLEKDPMLTEDVIMGLLRFWPKINSPKEVMFLNEIEDIFEVMEPNEFLKIQIPLFAQLSKCISSPHFQVSEKVLCYWTNEYFLTLITENAEVVLPIIFASLYELTNATQPGITNGTVQQRLLENPESPTDANGNLIDRGLILNDLNNHSIDHNTNVNDSLNPNMHDITDEEYYDSFSSPQQVQGDLDEFGTPNQIPPHNSATSNWNRSIHSLAFGALKVFMDHNPILYDHCTMLYHQSLEEQRAREVARKDGWKKVEEYVNSLRLQQSSSALSGKNSNDNGASVASH from the coding sequence ATGATGAAAGGCTTTAAAAACAGGCTTTCAAGAAATAAGGGTCAGTCGACAGGTAAAAAAggagaaaaaaaattagataagGACAAGGACTCGAAGTctgattcttcttcaaggAAAGCTTCTAGCTCATCCTCTATTGCGTCGAAACTTTCTGGGTCCGGATCTAATGCAAAGTCTAGCTCTCCATCTATTTCTAGACATAATAGTGGTAATTCTATAAAGTCAAGCAGTAGTGGGGGATCAGCTACTGCTATGGGACAAACGTCACATCTGCCCCAACTGCCAAACCAATCTCAACAAGATTCACCAAGGATTCTTATAAATGATAGTGAAAACAATGATTCTCCAACGATGGTGACAACAGCTGGGTCGAACACTCAGCCTGTAACACCAACCCCTACATCACCTACAACTGTAACGAACACTTCACCAAATGCATCTAATTCACCATTTGATCAAGTTCAAATTAAGCCTGGTCATGTTCCACATTCGCAGACTGGCTCGGCTATTCATCCCCATGGCTATCCGCTTAATACCAATATCCTGTCTCCAACAAGggataattttgatatcgACTTGATAGTCACTCCAAAAAgacattcttcttctcGATTTGAACCATCTACGTCAGATAGATACCAAGAAATTGTCAAGCTACCAAACTTCGATGAAATTTTGCCTGAAGAacaaatttcattatttattcaaaagattGACCAATGTAATATAATGTTTGATTTTAGTGATCCTACTTATGATGGTAGAGggaaagaaattaaaagGATTACATTGCAggaattgattcattttatTCTGAATAATAGATTTACTTACACTGATGAAATGTATAAGCATGTGGTTGGTATGTTCAAGAAGAATCTATTCAGACCCATTCCTCCACCTGTTAATCCAATCGGTGATATTTATGATCCcgatgaagatgaaccTGTGAGTGAATTAGCATGGCCCCATATGCAAGcaatttatgaatttttCTTACGCTTTATCGAAAGTCCTGATTTCACTCATCAAATTGCTAAGCAATATATTGATCACgaatttattttgaaaatactagaattatttgatagCGAGGATCCTAGAGAGAGGGATTGTTTGAAAACCACGTTACATAGAATATATGGTAAGTTTTTGAGCTTAAGATCGTTCATCAGAAAGTCGATCAATAATgtttttttgcaattcgTTTATGAAACGGAAAGATTCAATGGTATTGGAGagttattagaaattttggGATCAATTATTAATGGTTTTGCATTACCATTAAAAGATGAACACAAAATTTTTCTAGTTAGAATTCTAATTCCGTTACATAAAGTAAAAAGTTTGTCGTTATATCATCCACAATTGGCGTATTGTATAGTGCAATTCCTAGAAAAAGACCCTATGTTGACGGAGGATGTGATAATGGGATTACTAAGGTTTTGGCCAAAGATCAATTCACCTAAGGAAGTAATGTTTTTGAATGAGATTGAggatatttttgaagttaTGGAACCAAATGAATTTCTCAAGATTCAAATACCATTATTTGCCCAATTGCTGAAGTGTATTTCATCTCCACATTTCCAAGTAAGTGAGAAAGTTTTGTGTTACTGGACGAACGAATACTTTTTGACTTTAATCACAGAAAATGCAGAGGTGGTATTACCGATTATCTTTGCATCATTATATGAACTAACAAATGCAACCCAGCCAGGTATAACAAACGGTACGGTTCAACAAAGATTGTTAGAGAATCCAGAATCACCTACTGATGCAAACGGTAATTTGATTGACCGTGgattaatattaaatgacTTGAATAACCATTCAATTGATCACAATACAAATGTGAACGATTCATTAAATCCTAATATGCATGACATCACAGACGAAGAGTATtatgattcattttcatcgCCGCAACAGGTTCAAGGTGatcttgatgaatttggCACTCCAAACCAAATACCGCCACATAACTCGGCTACTTCCAATTGGAATAGAAGTATTCATCTGTTAGCATTTGGGGCATTGAAGGTGTTTATGGACCACAATCCTATATTGTATGACCATTGTACTATGTTATACCATCAATCATTAGAGGAGCAAAGAGCAAGAGAGGTTGCAAGGAAAGATGGCTGGAAAAAGGTTGAAGAGTACGTAAACCTGTTAAGATTGCAACAATCGAGCCTGGCATTATCAGGCAAAAACTCAAATGACAATGGCGCAAGTGTTGCAAGTCATTAA